The DNA region CAAGATCCAAAAGCTGACTAAGCAGTTAAGCGAGCTGGCGAACAGCCCCATCAGCGTTGATGAGAAGAAAAAACAGCAGGAGCTTATTCAGAACCAGATCAAAATGCTGCAGGCGCAGCTCGCCGCGCTGCAGCGCCAGCAGGCCGAAGAGGCGCAGAAGAAACAGGACCAGGCGATCGGCAAAGTGGAAGGGGTTAACACCCCGTCAGACGATCGTCAGATCGATATCTACATCTGATCGTCCGATGCGTTAAACAGTGGGTCGCGTATGCGGGCTTCGGTTAAGCGTTGTGCCTGGATACGCACCACCTCCCAGAGAGCCTGCGCCGCCCCTGAGAGTGAGCGATTTTTTCGCCGCACCAGCATTAGCTTTCGCTCGACAACGGGCATTAATCGCCTGACGGCCAGTCGACTTCCCTGCGGCAGGGGAAGCGCCAGAGCGGGCAACACGCTGATGCCAATGCCGGCTTCCACCATGGGAAACAGCGTCGCCGGATGCCCGATTTCCTGCACGATTGTTGCGATAACGCCCTGATTGACCAGTGCGGAATCAATCAGCGGACGGCTGCCTGAGGCATAATCCTGCAAAACCAGGTTCGCGCCCTGCAGGCGCTGCCAGCTGACTTCCGTCAGCGATGCCAGCGGATCGTCGTCCCGACAGAGCAGTAAAAAGGGTTCAGAAAGCACGCTTTCGCACGCCAAATCGCTTACCTGACCGGGATCGATAACAATACCAAAATCCACATCCCCCTGGCGGATGCTCTCCAGCACCCACTGCTGCGGCCGGTCATGCAGGACAAAATCAATATCCGGATAGCAGCGGCTTCCCTCGGCAATACACTGCGGAATCAGGTGCGCGGATATCGTCTGGCTGGCCGCGACCCGCACGGTGCCCGAAAGCTGCTGGCCCAGTCTCCCTACGTCTCTGAGCGTGCTGTTCAGCTCATCCAGCAGGCGTTCGAGGCGCTGAGCCAGCTGCTGCCCTGCTTCGGTCAACACCACTTCACGCGTGGTGCGGTCAAGTAATCTGACCCCCGTTTGGTTCTCCAGCTCTTTTACGCTGTGGCTGACCGCCGACTGGCTCAGGCCAATCATCTCCCCTGCCCGGCTAAAGCTGCGGGCATGGGCGACGGTGACAAAAATGCGAAGCTGGCGTAGGGAATAATTCATCTGTTTAATTCATAAATGGATGCAATAAATCAATTTTATTTCTCAAATGGAAAAAAGCACAATAGCGACATCTGCTTTCAGGAGTGATTATGAAACTTTTTCGTATCCTTGATCCGTTTACGCTTACCCTGGTGGTCACCGTTTTACTGGCCTCGTTCTTTCCCGCCCGCGGCGGGTTCGTCCCGTTCTTTGAAGGGCTGACGACGGCCGCCATCGCGCTGCTGTTTTTTATGCACGGCGCAAAGCTCTCCCGAGAAGCCATTATCGCGGGCGGCAGCCACTGGCGGCTGCACCTCTGGGTGATGTGCAGCACGTTTATTCTGTTCCCGATCCTCGGGGTGCTGTTTGCCTGGTGGGCGCCGGTAAACGTTGACCCGGCACTCTACACCGGCTTCCTGTATCTCTGCATTCTGCCCGCTACCGTGCAGTCCGCCATTGCCTTTACCTCTCTCGCCGGTGGCAACATCGCGGCCGCGGTCTGCTCGGCGTCGGCCTCCAGCCTGCTGGGGATTTTCGTCTCCCCGCTGCTGGTGGGTCTGCTGATGAACATGCACGGCGCGGAGGGTAACCTTGAGCAGGTGGGCAAAATCTGCCTGCAGCTGCTGCTGCCGTTTGTTCTGGGCCATCTCTCCCGACCGTGGACGGGCGCGTTTGTGGCGAAGCACAAAAAGTGGATCTCAAAAACCGATCAGACCTCGATCCTGCTGGTGGTTTACTCCGCCTTCAGCGAAGCTGTCGTGAACGGGATCTGGCACAAGGTGGGCGCAGGCTCGCTGCTGTTTATCGTGGTGGTCAGCATTGTCCTGCTGGCGATTGTGATTGCGGTAAACGTTTTTGTGGCACGCAGGTGCGGCTTCAACAAGGCGGATGAGATTACGATTGTGTTCTGCGGTTCGAAAAAGAGCCTGGCGAACGGTATTCCGATGGCCAACATTCTGTTCCCGACATCGGTGATTGGAATGATGGTGCTGCCGCTGATGATATTCCACCAGATCCAGCTGATGGTCTGCGCGGTGCTGGCGCGTCGCTACAAGCGCCAGACCGAAAAGCTGGCGCAGGAAGAGACCCGCGCCGCGAAGGCTTAAGGACGCTTCAGGGGCTGAACCAGCTGGGTCAGCCCCTCGGTTTTGATCAGTAACGTGATGGCCATCAGCTCGCCCAGTCGCCCTGCCGGGAATTCATCCTTGCGGGCAAACCACAGCAGATACTCCTCCGGCAAATCAATCAGCCTGCGGCCCTTGTACTTACCGAACGGCATCTCCGTATTGGCAATCTCAACGAGCTGTTCTTTCTCCACGTTACTCTCCTAGCAGGCGCATCATTTCCGCTTCGTCAATCACCGCAATGCCGAGCTCCTGCGCTTTCGCCAGCTTCGAGCCCGCCGCTTCTCCGGCGATTACCAGGTCGGTTTTCTTCGACACGCTGCCCGCCACTTTGGCACCCTGCGCCACCAGGCGAGCTTTCGCATCGTCGCGCGAAAGCTGGCTCAGGCTACCGGTCAGGACCACCGTTTTACCGGCGAACGGGCTGTCAATCTCATCGGCGTTGATCGCCACCGGCGCGGGCCATTTAATGCCCTCTTCCAGCAGTTGGCCGATGACCTCGCGGTTGCTCTCCTCAGCAAAGAAGTTAAAGACGTGCGTGGCGACGACGATGCCGACATCCGGGACTTTCTGCAGCTCGTCGATGCTCGCTTTTTCCAGCGCCTCCAGCGTGCCAAAGTAGGCCGCCAGCCCTGCCGCCGTGGCTTCCCCCACTTCACGAATGCCCAGCGCGTACAGGAAGCGGGCGAAGGTGGTTTCTTTGGCGGCTTCCAGCGCGTTCACCACGTTCTGGGCTGACTTTGGCCCCATGCGATCCAGGCCGGTCAACTTACCCGCCGTCAGCCGGAAGAGATCCGCCGGGGTGTGGACATACTCTTTCTCAACCAGCTGATCGATAATTTTATCGCCCATGCCGTCGACGTCCATCGCGCGACGGGAGACAAAGTGCTTCAGGGACTCTTTGCGCTGCGCGCCACAGATTAAGCCGCCCGTACACCGCGCCACGGCCTCGCCCTCAACGCGCTCAACGTCGGAGCCGCACACCGGGCAATGGGTCGGGAAGATCACTTCACGCGTGTCATCAGGACGTTCTGACTCTACGACGTTAACCACCTGCGGGATAACATCGCCCGCGCGGCGAATGACCACTTTGTCACCAATACGCAGGCCCAGGCGCTCGATTTCATCGGCGTTATGCAGCGTGGCGTTACTCACCAGCACGCCCGCCACCTGCACCGGCTCCAGGCGAGCGACCGGAGTAATGGCCCCCGTACGACCGACCTGGAACTCCACGTCGCGAACGAAGGTCATCTGCTCCTGAGCCGGGAACTTGAACGCCACCGCCCAGCGCGGCGCGCGCGCCACAAAGCCCAGCAGCTCCTGCAGCGCCAGCGAGTTCACCTTAATAACGACGCCATCAATATCAAAGCCGAGCGTCGGACGATCCGCTTCCACCTTATGGTAGAACGCGAGCACCGCCTCAGGCGAGTCGCAGAGCTGAACGCGGTTGCTCACCGGCAGGCCCCACGCCTTAAACTGCATCAGACGCCCGAGGTGCGTATCCGGCAGCTCGCCGCCCTCCAGAATGCCAACGCCGTAGCAGAAGAAAGTGAGCGGTCGCTTTGCGGTGATTCGCGGATCGAGCTGGCGCAGAGAGCCTGCCGCCGCGTTACGCGGGTTAGCAAACACTTTTCCGCCGGTGCGGCGCGCTTCTTCGTTGATTTTCTCGAAGCCCGCCTGCGGCAGGAAT from Enterobacter chengduensis includes:
- a CDS encoding FlxA-like family protein — its product is MTTIQASTPSIQTSSTGSGASGGNDIAAQISSILNKIQKLTKQLSELANSPISVDEKKKQQELIQNQIKMLQAQLAALQRQQAEEAQKKQDQAIGKVEGVNTPSDDRQIDIYI
- a CDS encoding LysR family transcriptional regulator produces the protein MNYSLRQLRIFVTVAHARSFSRAGEMIGLSQSAVSHSVKELENQTGVRLLDRTTREVVLTEAGQQLAQRLERLLDELNSTLRDVGRLGQQLSGTVRVAASQTISAHLIPQCIAEGSRCYPDIDFVLHDRPQQWVLESIRQGDVDFGIVIDPGQVSDLACESVLSEPFLLLCRDDDPLASLTEVSWQRLQGANLVLQDYASGSRPLIDSALVNQGVIATIVQEIGHPATLFPMVEAGIGISVLPALALPLPQGSRLAVRRLMPVVERKLMLVRRKNRSLSGAAQALWEVVRIQAQRLTEARIRDPLFNASDDQM
- a CDS encoding bile acid:sodium symporter family protein, whose protein sequence is MKLFRILDPFTLTLVVTVLLASFFPARGGFVPFFEGLTTAAIALLFFMHGAKLSREAIIAGGSHWRLHLWVMCSTFILFPILGVLFAWWAPVNVDPALYTGFLYLCILPATVQSAIAFTSLAGGNIAAAVCSASASSLLGIFVSPLLVGLLMNMHGAEGNLEQVGKICLQLLLPFVLGHLSRPWTGAFVAKHKKWISKTDQTSILLVVYSAFSEAVVNGIWHKVGAGSLLFIVVVSIVLLAIVIAVNVFVARRCGFNKADEITIVFCGSKKSLANGIPMANILFPTSVIGMMVLPLMIFHQIQLMVCAVLARRYKRQTEKLAQEETRAAKA
- a CDS encoding DUF3820 family protein; translated protein: MEKEQLVEIANTEMPFGKYKGRRLIDLPEEYLLWFARKDEFPAGRLGELMAITLLIKTEGLTQLVQPLKRP
- the ligA gene encoding NAD-dependent DNA ligase LigA, which translates into the protein MDSIEQQLTELRTTLRHHEYLYHVMDAPEVPDAEYDRLMRELRELEAQHPELVTPDSPTQRVGAEPLGAFSQVRHEVPMLSLDNVFDEESFLAFNKRVQDRLKSSDALTWCCELKLDGLAVSLLYENGVLVRAATRGDGTTGEDITTNVRTIRAIPLKLQGDNIPARLEVRGEVFLPQAGFEKINEEARRTGGKVFANPRNAAAGSLRQLDPRITAKRPLTFFCYGVGILEGGELPDTHLGRLMQFKAWGLPVSNRVQLCDSPEAVLAFYHKVEADRPTLGFDIDGVVIKVNSLALQELLGFVARAPRWAVAFKFPAQEQMTFVRDVEFQVGRTGAITPVARLEPVQVAGVLVSNATLHNADEIERLGLRIGDKVVIRRAGDVIPQVVNVVESERPDDTREVIFPTHCPVCGSDVERVEGEAVARCTGGLICGAQRKESLKHFVSRRAMDVDGMGDKIIDQLVEKEYVHTPADLFRLTAGKLTGLDRMGPKSAQNVVNALEAAKETTFARFLYALGIREVGEATAAGLAAYFGTLEALEKASIDELQKVPDVGIVVATHVFNFFAEESNREVIGQLLEEGIKWPAPVAINADEIDSPFAGKTVVLTGSLSQLSRDDAKARLVAQGAKVAGSVSKKTDLVIAGEAAGSKLAKAQELGIAVIDEAEMMRLLGE